A single Paenibacillus sp. FSL R5-0517 DNA region contains:
- a CDS encoding ferritin-like domain-containing protein, giving the protein MYVAYPYGYRYTFTPVWATSTDEALELIKSAVQGERNDEMFYDSLIQLSPDANQATIITSIRNDERGHNQMYRQMYKDLTGQEISGVSNEPVEKVTSYLGGLQQAFQGELAAVEKYRRIWFGLPYGIYKDTVWGIILDEQKHADKYNNLITYNLPR; this is encoded by the coding sequence ATGTATGTGGCATATCCTTATGGTTACAGGTACACTTTTACTCCGGTATGGGCAACATCAACAGACGAAGCACTTGAATTAATCAAATCCGCTGTGCAGGGAGAACGAAACGATGAGATGTTCTATGATTCACTGATTCAGTTATCACCTGATGCCAATCAGGCTACCATCATCACGAGCATCCGTAATGATGAACGTGGACATAATCAAATGTATCGGCAAATGTACAAGGATCTGACAGGTCAGGAGATTTCGGGCGTAAGTAATGAGCCGGTTGAGAAGGTCACTTCTTATCTAGGCGGGCTGCAACAGGCGTTTCAAGGTGAATTGGCGGCCGTGGAAAAGTATCGGAGAATATGGTTTGGTCTCCCTTATGGCATATATAAAGACACGGTCTGGGGAATCATTCTGGACGAACAGAAACATGCGGATAAATATAACAATCTGATTACTTACAATCTGCCGAGATAG
- a CDS encoding DUF421 domain-containing protein translates to MLVLYEHVIIFIRSIFAFMLLLGIARILGKQTLSDMNFHEFVTAVIMGAIAANLAFNEKIEVTHLIISLIVFTGTSYLLSKLNLKSRKIRLLAEGSPTVLIEGGKILENNLAKNKLTLDSLNQMLRQKDIFNMEEVEYALLEVNGQVSVMKKNKYRTATVEDVHRKVESKPERMPVELIMDGTMLSKNLELNGISDKQLMQQLESKSKNINDVFYAVKGSDGRIYIDYYEDQIKHPIDVE, encoded by the coding sequence GTGCTTGTATTGTACGAACATGTTATTATCTTCATCCGTAGTATCTTTGCCTTTATGCTTTTATTGGGAATTGCTCGCATATTGGGAAAACAAACGTTGTCTGATATGAACTTCCATGAATTTGTCACCGCAGTCATCATGGGAGCCATAGCTGCCAATCTAGCTTTTAACGAGAAAATAGAAGTCACACATCTGATTATTTCTCTAATTGTTTTTACCGGAACCTCTTATCTGTTATCTAAATTAAATCTGAAAAGCAGAAAAATCCGTCTACTGGCAGAAGGTTCACCTACCGTATTAATTGAAGGTGGCAAAATCCTTGAAAATAATCTCGCCAAGAATAAACTGACATTGGATTCCTTAAACCAAATGCTAAGACAGAAAGACATTTTCAATATGGAGGAAGTAGAGTACGCCTTACTCGAAGTGAATGGACAAGTTTCAGTCATGAAAAAAAACAAATATAGAACGGCTACGGTTGAGGATGTTCATAGGAAGGTAGAGTCCAAACCTGAACGCATGCCTGTGGAGTTAATTATGGACGGAACGATGTTAAGCAAGAATCTAGAACTAAATGGCATATCAGATAAGCAATTAATGCAACAGCTTGAATCGAAAAGCAAGAACATAAACGATGTATTTTATGCTGTAAAAGGAAGCGACGGCAGGATCTATATCGATTATTATGAGGATCAAATCAAACATCCCATTGATGTCGAGTGA
- a CDS encoding family 43 glycosylhydrolase, which yields MTTSSSNYNGYLFVHFIGEQPDGEQVYFSYSEDGLHWKDLNGGSPVLFSDLGEKGVRDPFLIRSVKENKFYLIATDLRIASGKGWTHAVNAGSRDVIIWESSNLVNWSSPWNVTLGVEGAGCVWAPEAVYDETTDEFLVFWASATQEPQEQERKQKIYSARTKDFRTFSASEKYIERDNHIIDTTILPSGGCYYRYSKDETTKNIRVEKGDSLDKEAFVPLQAPILEAVAGVEGPQIFKFNDREEWCLIVDRFAEGKGYLPLLTTDLGSGEFRIVPDDDFDMGKNQKRHGSVLPITTEECSRLLAAYGDGHQVLPGQYADPDVAKFEDRYYMYPTTDGFEGWSGTQFKVFSSSDLRHWQDEGVILDLGTEDVTWATGNAWAPAIATRNEKFYFYFCGKMLNGESAIGVAVADTPIGPFLAEPQPLITMQQLRRLGITMGQAIDPSIYTETDGKSYLLFGNGHAAIVELGDDMTSVLEDTMSNLSGLHDFREAVTVLKRGGLYHFTWSCDDTGSENYHVNYGTSEQLYGPITYQYPILSKNVEKGMLGTGHHCIFNEPETDQYRIAYHRFVTPLSRFSSGKGYHREICIDLLLFGKDGLIQPVIL from the coding sequence TTGACCACATCATCTTCAAATTATAATGGGTATCTATTTGTACATTTTATTGGCGAACAACCAGATGGAGAGCAGGTTTATTTCTCCTATAGCGAGGATGGTCTTCACTGGAAGGATCTTAATGGCGGATCACCTGTGCTGTTTTCTGACCTTGGAGAAAAAGGAGTACGGGACCCGTTTCTGATTCGTTCAGTCAAGGAAAATAAATTCTATCTGATTGCTACAGATCTGCGCATCGCAAGCGGCAAAGGATGGACTCATGCCGTTAATGCCGGGAGCCGGGACGTAATTATATGGGAATCCAGCAATCTCGTGAATTGGTCATCCCCCTGGAACGTTACATTAGGAGTTGAGGGAGCTGGTTGTGTCTGGGCGCCCGAAGCGGTGTATGATGAAACAACAGATGAGTTTCTCGTATTTTGGGCTTCTGCAACGCAAGAGCCTCAGGAGCAAGAACGAAAGCAAAAAATATACAGCGCTCGCACAAAAGACTTTCGTACGTTCTCCGCATCGGAAAAATACATTGAGCGGGATAATCATATTATTGATACAACGATTCTTCCTTCGGGTGGTTGTTACTATCGATACTCCAAGGATGAAACAACCAAAAACATACGGGTAGAAAAAGGAGACTCTCTCGACAAAGAAGCGTTTGTTCCGCTGCAAGCCCCGATTCTGGAGGCTGTGGCAGGTGTGGAGGGACCTCAGATATTTAAATTCAATGACCGGGAAGAATGGTGCCTGATTGTTGATCGATTTGCTGAAGGCAAGGGTTATCTTCCTCTGCTGACTACAGATCTGGGAAGCGGAGAATTCCGAATCGTTCCTGATGATGATTTTGATATGGGAAAGAACCAAAAGCGTCATGGAAGTGTCCTGCCCATCACAACTGAGGAGTGCAGCCGGCTTCTCGCGGCTTACGGGGATGGTCATCAGGTGCTTCCTGGACAATATGCCGATCCAGATGTCGCCAAGTTTGAGGATCGTTACTATATGTATCCGACAACAGATGGTTTCGAGGGGTGGTCGGGAACACAGTTCAAGGTGTTTTCTTCTTCAGATCTGAGGCATTGGCAAGACGAAGGTGTGATCCTTGATCTGGGGACAGAGGATGTCACCTGGGCAACCGGTAATGCCTGGGCACCGGCCATTGCAACCCGCAACGAAAAGTTCTATTTTTATTTCTGTGGCAAAATGCTGAATGGAGAGAGTGCCATCGGCGTTGCTGTAGCGGATACACCGATTGGGCCATTCCTGGCTGAGCCGCAGCCTTTGATCACAATGCAGCAGTTAAGACGTCTGGGTATCACCATGGGGCAAGCTATCGACCCTTCTATCTATACTGAAACGGATGGAAAATCGTATTTGCTATTCGGGAATGGACATGCTGCCATTGTGGAGCTTGGTGACGACATGACAAGTGTCTTAGAGGACACCATGAGCAATCTCTCAGGGCTCCATGATTTTCGTGAGGCGGTAACGGTGTTGAAGCGGGGCGGACTATACCACTTTACGTGGTCCTGTGATGATACGGGCAGTGAGAACTATCATGTGAATTACGGTACGTCAGAGCAATTATACGGTCCAATCACCTATCAATACCCGATTCTGAGCAAAAATGTGGAGAAAGGCATGCTGGGCACAGGTCATCATTGTATATTTAATGAGCCCGAAACTGATCAGTACCGGATAGCCTATCACCGTTTTGTCACGCCACTCTCCAGATTTTCCTCTGGAAAGGGTTATCATCGTGAAATATGTATTGATCTGCTTCTTTTCGGCAAGGACGGATTGATTCAGCCTGTTATACTCTAA
- a CDS encoding cation diffusion facilitator family transporter, whose product MDQLKYDNLKLGERGAIISIIAYICLTLLKLIVGNMAGSEALKADGLNNATDIVASIAVLIGLKLAQRPADKDHTYGHWRAETVASLVASFIMMAVGLQVLFEAISSVFQGTHESPDIIAAYTGIFCAVIMYLVYRYNKRLATRIKSQAVMAAARDNISDAWVSTGAVIGIVGSQFGLPWLDPVTAVIVGFLICKTAWDIFKEATHHLTDGFDVELIQEYKKTIAGINGVEKVKDVRARNYGNNAVVDVVITVHAELDLQQAHDICTDVENELMEEHDVYTVHVHVEPDMLKECI is encoded by the coding sequence GTGGATCAACTAAAATACGATAATCTAAAGCTGGGGGAGCGCGGAGCCATCATCAGCATTATCGCCTACATATGTTTGACCTTATTAAAACTGATCGTTGGCAATATGGCCGGATCAGAAGCGCTTAAGGCGGATGGATTAAACAATGCTACCGATATTGTGGCCTCCATAGCTGTACTAATCGGTTTGAAGCTTGCCCAACGCCCAGCCGACAAAGATCATACCTATGGTCACTGGAGAGCAGAGACCGTTGCGTCCCTTGTTGCTTCTTTTATCATGATGGCAGTAGGTTTACAAGTATTGTTTGAAGCCATCAGTTCTGTGTTCCAGGGTACACATGAATCTCCGGATATCATCGCCGCGTACACAGGTATTTTCTGCGCGGTTATTATGTATCTGGTCTATCGATATAACAAGAGACTTGCTACACGTATCAAAAGTCAGGCGGTCATGGCTGCAGCGCGAGATAATATCTCCGATGCCTGGGTGAGTACCGGTGCGGTCATTGGAATCGTGGGTTCCCAGTTCGGCCTTCCATGGTTGGACCCCGTAACGGCTGTTATCGTAGGTTTCCTGATCTGCAAGACCGCTTGGGACATTTTCAAAGAAGCCACACATCATCTGACCGATGGTTTTGATGTTGAACTGATTCAAGAGTACAAAAAGACGATTGCCGGAATAAACGGTGTAGAGAAGGTCAAAGACGTAAGAGCACGCAATTATGGCAATAATGCTGTCGTGGATGTTGTTATCACCGTACATGCTGAGCTGGATCTTCAACAAGCACACGATATCTGTACAGACGTGGAGAACGAGTTAATGGAGGAGCATGACGTATACACCGTTCACGTTCATGTGGAACCTGATATGTTGAAAGAATGCATATAA
- a CDS encoding alkaline phosphatase → MVKLSKKVLPAVALTLAVSASTLLSAGQASAVQAVSVEKKQIKNIIFLIGDGMGTSYTSAYRYMKDDPSTKGMDKTVFDPYLVGAQMTYPDDDKQNVTDSASAATAMSAGVKTYNAAIAVDPEQKEVKTVLEQAKENGKSTGLVATSEITHATPAAFGAHDISRKNMDAIADDYYDELINGKHKVDVLLGGGKSNFVREGRDLTKEFQKAGFSYVTDRSALLADKNQQVLGLFADGGLDKMIDRTAATPSLAEMTNTAIDRLSSNDKGFFLMVEGSQIDWAGHDNDIVGAMSEMEDFAAAFQAAIDFAKKDGETLVVATADHSTGGLTLGKDGEYNFFVDPIKAALRTPDFMAAQIAKGASIEETLKSYLKLELKPEEIQSVKEAAKSADVTKIDNAIEAIINSRSFTGWTTGGHTGEDVPVYAYGPASHRFAGLIDNTDNAKIIFDILSKHQ, encoded by the coding sequence ATTGTGAAATTATCCAAAAAAGTATTACCAGCGGTAGCGCTGACTCTGGCTGTATCGGCTTCTACTCTCTTGTCTGCGGGACAAGCAAGTGCCGTTCAAGCTGTAAGTGTGGAGAAAAAACAAATCAAGAACATCATCTTCCTCATTGGGGATGGCATGGGGACCTCTTATACTTCGGCCTACCGCTATATGAAGGATGATCCTTCAACGAAGGGCATGGACAAAACCGTATTTGACCCTTATCTGGTTGGGGCACAAATGACCTATCCGGATGATGATAAACAAAATGTGACGGATTCTGCTTCCGCAGCAACGGCCATGTCGGCGGGCGTGAAAACATACAATGCGGCCATTGCGGTTGACCCTGAGCAGAAGGAAGTCAAAACCGTACTTGAGCAGGCCAAAGAAAACGGTAAGTCCACCGGACTCGTGGCTACGTCGGAGATCACTCATGCCACACCAGCTGCATTTGGTGCCCATGATATCAGTCGAAAAAATATGGATGCCATTGCGGACGATTATTATGATGAGTTGATTAATGGTAAGCATAAGGTGGATGTACTTCTGGGTGGAGGGAAATCCAATTTTGTACGCGAGGGTCGGGACCTGACGAAGGAGTTCCAGAAGGCCGGATTCAGCTATGTGACGGATCGTTCCGCTCTCCTCGCTGATAAGAATCAACAAGTTCTTGGACTGTTTGCCGATGGAGGATTGGACAAGATGATAGATCGTACTGCTGCAACGCCATCATTGGCTGAGATGACCAATACAGCGATTGATCGCCTCAGTTCGAACGATAAAGGGTTCTTCCTAATGGTTGAAGGCAGCCAGATCGACTGGGCAGGACATGATAATGATATCGTTGGCGCGATGAGTGAAATGGAAGATTTCGCAGCAGCATTTCAGGCAGCTATTGATTTTGCCAAAAAAGATGGTGAAACCCTTGTCGTGGCTACTGCCGATCACTCCACAGGCGGACTTACGCTTGGAAAAGACGGAGAATACAACTTTTTCGTAGACCCGATCAAAGCTGCACTGCGAACACCAGACTTTATGGCAGCACAGATTGCGAAAGGTGCTTCGATTGAAGAAACACTGAAAAGTTATCTGAAACTGGAGTTGAAGCCGGAAGAGATTCAATCGGTGAAAGAAGCAGCCAAAAGTGCAGATGTAACGAAGATTGATAATGCCATTGAAGCCATTATTAATAGCCGTTCGTTTACGGGCTGGACCACAGGTGGACACACAGGGGAGGATGTTCCTGTATATGCCTACGGCCCGGCAAGTCATCGCTTCGCCGGTTTGATCGACAACACAGATAATGCCAAGATCATATTTGATATCCTCAGCAAGCACCAATAA